A stretch of Gallaecimonas pentaromativorans DNA encodes these proteins:
- the mobA gene encoding molybdenum cofactor guanylyltransferase, producing MLYGLVLAGGQSSRMGQDKAQLQFDGQSLLERAKALLGASGCQEVLVSRNQSGFIQDIVVNAGPLGGIHAALAQTPNGVALLVLPVDMPFMDAPRLQALVDAGKAHGRPSYFDDCFLPLYLPVSQAAKDFLGDLLANEGQGRVRRLLDHLDAIALPCPPAPLLQNLNTPADWQQATRSETLS from the coding sequence ATGCTGTACGGATTGGTGTTGGCCGGCGGGCAATCAAGCCGCATGGGGCAAGACAAGGCCCAGCTGCAATTTGACGGGCAATCGCTGTTAGAACGTGCCAAAGCCCTGCTTGGCGCCAGTGGCTGCCAAGAGGTACTGGTCAGCCGTAACCAGAGCGGTTTTATCCAGGATATCGTTGTCAACGCCGGGCCACTTGGGGGCATTCATGCCGCCTTGGCACAGACCCCCAATGGCGTGGCGCTGCTGGTGCTGCCGGTGGATATGCCCTTTATGGACGCGCCCCGATTACAAGCCCTGGTTGACGCCGGCAAAGCCCATGGTCGCCCCAGTTATTTTGACGACTGCTTCTTGCCCCTCTATTTACCCGTCAGCCAGGCTGCCAAAGATTTTCTCGGCGATTTACTGGCCAACGAGGGCCAAGGCCGGGTGCGCCGCCTGCTCGACCACCTCGATGCCATCGCCCTACCCTGCCCACCGGCGCCGCTGCTGCAAAACCTCAACACCCCGGCCGATTGGCAACAAGCCACCAGGAGTGAAACCCTCTCATGA
- the fdhD gene encoding formate dehydrogenase accessory sulfurtransferase FdhD: MILPDADGFNAAPEAASEFEFAELDGTKGHFPLASETALAISYNGINQAVMMVSPGNLEDFVLGFSLTNEIVESPADIYDIQLSAGEESHSAEVEIASRNFWELKKSRRLMAGTTGCGICGVEAIEQALPELIALTPAPLPPAALFDNLRQRISEAQEVARASGALHAALYVDAKGEILLCREDIGRHNALDKLIGALFNHHIDAASGFVVMTSRCSLELIHKAVRAKIATLVTLSAPTALTVNWARRYRLNLIHVPHRSAPRVYSPAP, encoded by the coding sequence ATGATCCTGCCTGACGCCGACGGCTTCAACGCCGCCCCTGAAGCGGCCAGCGAGTTTGAATTTGCCGAACTCGACGGCACCAAAGGTCACTTCCCGCTGGCCAGCGAAACCGCCCTTGCCATCAGCTACAACGGTATCAACCAGGCGGTGATGATGGTCTCCCCCGGTAACCTCGAAGATTTCGTGTTGGGCTTTAGCCTGACCAACGAGATAGTCGAGTCGCCGGCCGATATCTACGACATTCAGCTAAGCGCCGGTGAGGAATCCCACAGCGCCGAGGTGGAAATTGCCAGCCGCAATTTCTGGGAGCTGAAAAAAAGTCGCCGCCTGATGGCCGGCACCACCGGCTGCGGCATTTGCGGCGTTGAGGCCATAGAGCAGGCCCTGCCGGAGCTGATTGCCCTTACCCCGGCGCCGCTGCCGCCCGCCGCGCTTTTTGACAACCTGCGTCAGCGCATCAGTGAGGCGCAAGAAGTGGCCCGCGCCAGTGGCGCCCTGCACGCCGCCCTTTATGTGGACGCCAAGGGCGAAATCTTGCTGTGCCGCGAAGATATTGGCCGCCACAACGCCCTGGATAAACTGATTGGCGCGCTCTTTAACCATCACATCGATGCCGCCAGCGGCTTTGTGGTGATGACCAGCCGCTGCAGCCTCGAGCTTATCCACAAGGCGGTGCGCGCCAAAATTGCCACCCTGGTTACCCTCTCGGCCCCCACCGCCCTTACCGTGAACTGGGCCAGGCGTTATCGGTTAAACCTTATTCATGTGCCGCATCGAAGCGCCCCCAGGGTGTACAGCCCCGCCCCGTGA
- the moaA gene encoding GTP 3',8-cyclase MoaA: MLQDKFGRRFHYLRLSITDVCNFRCSYCLPDGYQCDSPRDFLELDEITTVVKAFAGLGTSKIRITGGEPSLRKDLPEIIKTCAGTEGIKEVAVTTNGYKLPQMIDAWAEAGLTNLNVSIDSLDPRQFKAITGHDKLQTILQGVDRALALGLKVKINSVLLKPYSEALLGTALDWLKEVPVSLRLIELMQTGDNHDFFNANHVSGLPIKEQLLALGWQQAERKVTAGPAQEFSHPDYAGRIGLIMPYSKDFCSSCNRLRVSATGNLHLCLFAEQGLPLRPLLKEGDVAALQARLQSLMGKKEATHWLHEGFTGATKQLAMLGG, translated from the coding sequence ATGCTGCAAGACAAATTTGGTCGCCGTTTTCACTACCTGCGGTTGTCCATTACCGACGTATGCAATTTTCGCTGTAGCTATTGCCTTCCCGACGGCTATCAGTGCGATAGCCCGCGCGATTTTCTCGAGCTCGATGAGATAACCACCGTGGTCAAGGCCTTTGCCGGCCTCGGTACCTCCAAGATCCGCATCACCGGCGGCGAGCCGTCGCTGAGAAAGGACTTGCCGGAGATAATCAAAACCTGCGCCGGGACCGAGGGCATTAAAGAGGTGGCCGTTACCACCAATGGCTACAAGCTACCCCAGATGATTGATGCCTGGGCCGAGGCGGGGCTGACCAACCTTAACGTCAGCATCGACAGCCTCGACCCACGCCAGTTCAAGGCCATTACCGGCCATGACAAGCTGCAAACCATACTGCAAGGGGTCGACCGGGCACTGGCCCTTGGGCTGAAGGTCAAAATCAACAGCGTTCTGCTCAAACCCTATTCCGAGGCGCTGCTGGGCACTGCCCTTGACTGGCTCAAAGAGGTGCCGGTGTCCCTGCGCCTTATCGAGCTGATGCAAACCGGCGACAACCACGACTTTTTCAACGCCAACCATGTTAGCGGCCTGCCTATTAAAGAGCAGCTCTTGGCCCTTGGCTGGCAGCAAGCCGAGCGCAAGGTAACCGCAGGCCCGGCCCAGGAATTTAGTCACCCCGACTACGCCGGGCGCATCGGGCTTATCATGCCTTACAGCAAGGATTTTTGTTCCAGCTGTAACCGGCTGCGGGTATCTGCCACCGGTAACCTGCACCTGTGCCTCTTTGCCGAGCAAGGACTGCCGCTGCGCCCCTTGCTAAAAGAAGGGGACGTAGCCGCCCTGCAAGCACGGCTCCAATCCCTGATGGGTAAAAAGGAAGCCACCCACTGGCTGCACGAAGGCTTTACCGGGGCCACCAAACAACTGGCCATGCTGGGTGGTTAA
- the moaB gene encoding molybdenum cofactor biosynthesis protein B, with product MSHEPLNIAVLTLSDRRTLAEDSSGQYLAETLVSAGHRLGDRQLIASDRYQLRALVSQWIADAAIQVVLINGGTGFHPRDCAPDALKPLFDRPVEGFGELFRHLSFNEIGTSSLQSNAFAGLANDTLIFCMPGSTNACRTAWEQLIGPQLSIDTKPCNFVTKVSKSN from the coding sequence ATGAGCCATGAACCTTTGAATATCGCCGTACTTACCCTGTCAGACCGCCGCACCCTGGCCGAAGACAGCTCCGGCCAATACCTGGCAGAGACCTTGGTCAGTGCCGGTCATCGCCTTGGCGACCGCCAGCTCATTGCCAGCGACCGTTACCAACTGCGCGCCCTGGTCAGCCAGTGGATAGCCGATGCCGCCATCCAGGTGGTGCTGATTAACGGTGGCACCGGTTTTCACCCCCGCGACTGCGCCCCCGACGCCCTCAAGCCGCTGTTTGACCGGCCGGTAGAGGGCTTTGGCGAGCTGTTCCGGCACTTGTCTTTTAACGAAATTGGCACTTCGTCACTGCAATCCAACGCTTTTGCCGGCCTTGCCAACGACACCCTGATTTTTTGCATGCCAGGCTCCACCAATGCTTGCCGCACCGCCTGGGAGCAGCTTATCGGGCCGCAGCTCAGTATCGACACCAAGCCGTGCAACTTCGTGACCAAAGTCAGCAAGAGCAACTGA
- the uvrC gene encoding excinuclease ABC subunit UvrC, with protein sequence MFDVKAFLKNLTGQPGVYRMYDSDGTVIYVGKAKDLKKRVSSYFIRSQQSPKTVALVANIANIEVTVTNTETEALILENHLIKAHRPKYNVLLRDDKSYPYILVSGHRHARLGVHRGARKEKGDYFGPYPSAGAVRESLKLMQRLFPVRQCDDSVYRNRSRPCLQYQLKRCLAPCVAGYVSDEAYAEQVKLAKLFLSGKNQQVIADLVANMEAASKDLKFEDAARFRDQIQAMRTVQERQWVSGDAEELDIIATAERQGVLAVQVLIVRDNKVLGSRSYFPKIPKDTDSIEAFEAFLQQFYLGGMHGRQVPSEVLLDRQLPELELIAAAVSEDAGRKVQFKTNVRGERRRYLELARKNAETALDAQLAHKGTLAGRYKALKSFLGLETPIERMECFDISHTQGTHTVASNVVFGPEGPLKSDYRRFNIEGITPGDDYAAMAQAMARRFKSPEDTLPDILFIDGGKGQLAQAEAHFEDWPRAPLIIGVAKGVDRRAGQEVLIFGYSGKELTLPPDSPALHLVQHIRDESHRFAITGHRGQRAKAGRTSTLENIEGVGPKRRQQLLKFLGGLQQVRSASIDELAKVPGISRSLAEKIHATLHSH encoded by the coding sequence ATGTTTGATGTCAAAGCCTTCCTGAAAAACCTCACCGGCCAGCCCGGTGTTTACCGCATGTATGACAGTGACGGCACCGTTATCTATGTGGGTAAGGCCAAGGATCTGAAAAAGCGGGTATCGAGCTACTTTATCCGCTCCCAGCAAAGCCCGAAAACGGTGGCGCTGGTGGCCAATATTGCCAATATCGAGGTGACGGTCACCAACACCGAAACCGAAGCCCTTATCCTTGAAAACCATCTGATCAAGGCCCACAGACCCAAGTACAACGTGCTGCTGCGGGACGATAAAAGCTACCCCTATATTTTGGTGTCCGGTCATCGCCATGCCCGCCTTGGCGTGCACCGGGGTGCCCGCAAGGAAAAGGGCGACTACTTCGGCCCTTACCCTTCTGCCGGTGCGGTGCGCGAGTCGTTAAAGCTGATGCAGCGGCTGTTTCCGGTGCGCCAGTGCGACGACAGCGTCTATCGAAACCGCTCCCGCCCTTGTCTGCAATATCAACTTAAGCGCTGTCTCGCCCCTTGTGTGGCGGGCTATGTGAGCGACGAGGCGTACGCCGAGCAGGTGAAACTTGCCAAATTGTTTTTGAGCGGCAAGAACCAGCAGGTGATTGCCGACTTGGTAGCCAATATGGAAGCGGCTTCCAAAGACCTGAAATTTGAAGACGCGGCTCGGTTTCGTGACCAAATTCAAGCCATGCGCACCGTTCAAGAGCGCCAATGGGTAAGCGGCGACGCCGAGGAGCTGGATATCATCGCCACTGCCGAGCGCCAAGGGGTGTTGGCGGTACAGGTGCTTATCGTGCGGGACAACAAAGTGCTGGGCTCGCGCAGTTATTTTCCCAAGATCCCTAAAGACACCGACAGCATCGAGGCCTTTGAGGCTTTCTTGCAGCAGTTCTACCTGGGCGGCATGCACGGCCGCCAGGTTCCCAGCGAAGTGCTGCTGGACCGCCAATTGCCTGAGCTGGAGCTGATTGCGGCAGCGGTGAGCGAAGATGCCGGGCGCAAGGTGCAGTTTAAAACCAATGTCCGGGGTGAGCGCCGCCGCTACCTAGAGCTGGCCCGCAAAAACGCCGAAACCGCCCTTGATGCCCAGCTGGCCCATAAAGGTACCCTTGCCGGACGTTATAAGGCCCTGAAAAGCTTTTTGGGGCTGGAAACGCCCATCGAGCGGATGGAGTGCTTTGATATCTCCCATACCCAAGGCACCCATACCGTGGCGTCCAACGTGGTGTTCGGCCCCGAAGGCCCGCTTAAATCCGATTACCGGCGCTTTAATATCGAGGGCATTACCCCAGGGGACGACTACGCCGCCATGGCCCAGGCTATGGCCCGGCGCTTTAAATCCCCTGAAGACACCTTGCCGGATATCCTCTTTATCGACGGCGGTAAGGGCCAGCTGGCCCAGGCCGAAGCCCATTTTGAAGACTGGCCGCGGGCGCCGCTGATCATTGGCGTTGCCAAAGGGGTCGACAGGCGTGCAGGGCAGGAAGTGCTTATTTTCGGCTATAGCGGCAAGGAACTGACCTTGCCGCCGGACAGCCCGGCCCTGCACCTGGTGCAGCACATTCGCGATGAATCGCACCGCTTTGCCATTACCGGCCATCGCGGCCAGCGAGCCAAAGCCGGGCGCACCTCGACCTTGGAGAACATCGAAGGGGTTGGCCCCAAGCGGCGCCAACAACTGCTGAAATTCCTGGGTGGATTGCAGCAAGTCAGGTCGGCCAGCATCGACGAACTGGCCAAGGTGCCGGGTATAAGTCGTTCATTGGCCGAGAAGATCCATGCTACACTGCACAGCCATTGA
- the moaD gene encoding molybdopterin converting factor subunit 1: protein MINVLFFGQLREQLGQEQLTLNEVPPTVAALREYLAREFADKASQLVAGKALVAVNQTMSDEQAPLAAGDEVALFPPVTGG from the coding sequence ATGATTAACGTGCTGTTTTTTGGCCAGCTGCGCGAGCAACTGGGCCAGGAGCAATTAACCCTTAACGAAGTGCCGCCAACCGTTGCCGCCCTTCGTGAGTATCTGGCCCGCGAATTTGCCGATAAAGCCAGCCAGTTGGTAGCCGGTAAGGCGCTGGTGGCGGTTAACCAGACCATGAGCGACGAGCAGGCCCCCCTGGCGGCCGGCGACGAAGTGGCGCTGTTTCCGCCGGTGACCGGAGGCTAA
- a CDS encoding TetR/AcrR family transcriptional regulator, giving the protein MARSTLFNRQQALDDAMALFWQKGFYATSMKDLEKTLDMRPGSIYATFGSKEGLFQEALARYAELGAGELEKSLAAGGDPLHGLAEHVRRLGCLGDAGLPSCACMLVKSLLELGEGEAASRALAEHCLADIEARFAAAFAEAKALGPLTDDAEPALLASRLQVAIMGLRSYAQRRHDPKLLKTLAEDLAAQIEGMRVAAA; this is encoded by the coding sequence ATGGCAAGAAGTACGCTTTTTAACCGCCAACAAGCCCTTGATGACGCCATGGCACTGTTCTGGCAAAAAGGCTTTTATGCCACCTCCATGAAAGATCTAGAAAAGACCCTGGATATGCGCCCCGGCAGCATTTACGCCACCTTTGGTAGCAAGGAAGGGCTGTTCCAGGAAGCCTTGGCGCGCTACGCCGAGCTTGGCGCTGGCGAGCTTGAAAAGAGCCTAGCAGCGGGCGGCGACCCTTTACATGGCCTGGCCGAGCATGTGCGCCGCTTGGGTTGCTTGGGGGATGCCGGTTTGCCGTCTTGCGCCTGCATGCTGGTCAAATCCTTGCTCGAACTAGGGGAGGGGGAGGCGGCCAGCAGAGCCTTGGCAGAGCATTGCCTTGCCGATATTGAAGCGCGCTTTGCAGCCGCTTTTGCCGAGGCAAAGGCCCTTGGCCCGTTGACTGATGATGCCGAGCCGGCGCTGCTGGCCAGCCGCTTGCAGGTAGCCATTATGGGGCTTCGCTCTTATGCCCAGCGCCGCCACGACCCTAAGCTGTTAAAGACCCTTGCCGAGGACCTTGCCGCTCAAATCGAGGGGATGCGGGTAGCCGCGGCCTGA
- a CDS encoding LysR family transcriptional regulator has translation MDIKQLKFLIALDQTRHFGKAAELCHVTQPTLSTRISGLEDELDLTLVRRGHRFEGFTEAGERILAWAKTLLAAHDGLQAEAANFRGQLVGNLRIGMVPLSSFDPMLLLKPLSERYPELSFQLSALSSEQIIDGLSRNHLDLGLCYLEHINLEQFEVLELAQTSMGLLFDSRYFQFTQEALSWQEACEVPLGMLSKTMHFRQSITARLRSEGLDPQPVMESDSTFHLVQAVRAGICCAIMPQHIGLESLSGDMRMLPIANAHTKAPIGLLRRLGEPSSALAEKCFEEARVLFGGQTS, from the coding sequence ATGGATATCAAACAGCTTAAATTTCTGATCGCCCTCGATCAGACCCGCCATTTTGGCAAGGCAGCAGAGCTGTGCCACGTTACCCAACCTACCCTTTCCACCCGTATCAGCGGCCTGGAAGACGAGCTTGATCTCACCCTGGTGCGCCGTGGCCACCGCTTTGAAGGTTTCACCGAGGCTGGCGAGCGCATTTTGGCCTGGGCTAAAACCTTGCTGGCGGCCCACGACGGCTTGCAAGCCGAGGCGGCCAATTTTCGCGGCCAGTTGGTGGGTAACCTGCGTATCGGCATGGTGCCGCTATCAAGCTTTGACCCCATGTTGCTGTTAAAGCCGCTCTCCGAGCGTTACCCGGAGCTGAGCTTTCAGCTCTCGGCGCTAAGCTCGGAGCAAATTATCGACGGCCTTAGCCGTAACCATCTGGATTTAGGGCTGTGCTATCTCGAGCACATCAATCTTGAACAGTTCGAGGTGCTGGAGCTGGCTCAAACCAGCATGGGCTTGCTGTTTGACAGCCGCTATTTTCAGTTCACCCAAGAGGCGCTTTCCTGGCAAGAGGCCTGCGAAGTACCTCTTGGCATGTTGTCCAAGACCATGCATTTTCGCCAATCCATTACCGCCAGGCTCAGAAGCGAAGGCTTGGACCCACAGCCGGTGATGGAAAGCGACTCCACATTTCACTTGGTGCAGGCGGTCAGAGCCGGGATCTGCTGTGCCATCATGCCCCAGCACATCGGCCTTGAAAGCCTAAGCGGCGACATGCGCATGTTGCCCATTGCCAACGCCCACACCAAGGCACCTATCGGGCTGCTGCGCCGCCTGGGTGAACCCAGCTCGGCCCTTGCCGAAAAGTGCTTTGAAGAGGCTCGCGTCCTTTTCGGCGGCCAGACCAGCTAA
- the moaE gene encoding molybdopterin synthase catalytic subunit MoaE yields the protein MQDHIGVQTEDFSLAEQYALLCQQNRQDGAVVTFVGLVRDMNQGNQVTGLTLEHYPAMTNKVLADIVVQARARWPLGRVRLVHRVGPLDLGDQIVFVGVSAGHRGDAFAACEFIMDFLKTQAPFWKKERSTQGEYWVEARQQDQHKAGRWGDKS from the coding sequence ATGCAAGACCATATCGGGGTGCAAACCGAGGATTTCAGCCTGGCCGAACAGTACGCTCTGCTCTGCCAGCAAAACCGCCAAGACGGCGCCGTGGTCACTTTTGTCGGCCTGGTGCGCGACATGAACCAGGGCAACCAGGTAACCGGCCTGACCCTCGAGCACTACCCGGCCATGACCAACAAGGTGCTGGCCGATATCGTGGTACAAGCCCGCGCGCGCTGGCCCCTTGGGCGGGTGCGGCTTGTCCACCGGGTTGGCCCCCTCGATTTGGGCGATCAAATCGTGTTTGTTGGGGTCAGCGCCGGCCACCGAGGCGACGCCTTTGCCGCCTGCGAGTTCATCATGGATTTTTTAAAGACCCAGGCGCCCTTTTGGAAAAAGGAGCGCAGCACCCAGGGCGAGTACTGGGTTGAAGCCCGTCAGCAAGACCAGCACAAGGCCGGCCGCTGGGGTGACAAGTCATGA
- a CDS encoding carboxymuconolactone decarboxylase family protein, translated as MTDFTVYTLDNAPEQSKALLQKSISAFGRLPSLHAVMAEAPGLLEGYQQLHQLFLNSSFDNDEKTVVWQTINVENNCHYCVPAHTAIAKAMGVSDEISNALRDETPLPTAKLEALRTFALAMMRQRGFVEDEKVQAFLDAGFTQRQVLEVVLGLAQKVMSNYTNHLAKTPMDSAFSKYEWHKKGA; from the coding sequence ATGACCGATTTCACCGTCTACACCCTCGACAACGCCCCGGAGCAAAGCAAAGCCCTGTTGCAAAAATCCATCAGCGCCTTTGGCCGCCTACCAAGCCTGCATGCAGTGATGGCCGAGGCCCCAGGGCTCTTGGAGGGTTACCAGCAGCTGCACCAATTGTTTTTAAACAGCAGTTTTGACAACGACGAAAAAACCGTGGTGTGGCAGACCATCAACGTGGAGAACAACTGCCACTATTGTGTGCCGGCCCATACCGCCATTGCCAAAGCCATGGGGGTGAGCGACGAGATAAGTAACGCCCTTCGCGACGAAACCCCGCTGCCCACCGCCAAGCTCGAGGCCCTGCGCACCTTTGCCCTGGCGATGATGCGCCAGCGCGGTTTTGTAGAAGACGAGAAAGTCCAGGCCTTTTTGGACGCCGGCTTTACCCAACGCCAGGTGCTGGAAGTGGTACTGGGCCTCGCCCAGAAGGTGATGAGCAACTATACCAACCATCTGGCCAAGACCCCCATGGACAGCGCTTTTAGCAAGTACGAGTGGCACAAAAAAGGCGCCTGA
- the moaC gene encoding cyclic pyranopterin monophosphate synthase MoaC, producing the protein MSTLSHVNAQGEASMVDVTEKAVTQRQARAQGFITMKAETLALISDGQMPKGDVLAVARIAGIQAAKQCANLIPLCHPLMLSKVAVDFEIDHANRRIAITSLCKLAGQTGVEMEALTAVSVAALTLFDMCKAVDPGMQIDGIRVLEKQGGKTGHWQSEAADD; encoded by the coding sequence ATGAGCACCCTTAGCCACGTTAACGCCCAGGGTGAAGCCTCCATGGTGGACGTGACCGAAAAAGCGGTCACCCAGCGCCAGGCCAGAGCCCAGGGCTTTATCACCATGAAGGCCGAAACCCTGGCCCTTATCAGCGACGGCCAAATGCCCAAGGGCGACGTACTGGCAGTTGCCCGTATCGCCGGCATTCAGGCCGCTAAGCAATGCGCGAACCTCATTCCCCTGTGCCACCCGCTGATGCTGAGCAAAGTGGCGGTGGATTTTGAGATTGACCACGCCAACCGGCGCATCGCCATTACCAGCCTTTGCAAACTGGCCGGGCAAACCGGGGTGGAAATGGAAGCGCTGACCGCCGTGTCGGTAGCGGCGCTGACCCTCTTTGACATGTGTAAAGCGGTAGATCCCGGCATGCAGATTGACGGCATCCGCGTGCTGGAAAAGCAAGGCGGTAAAACCGGCCACTGGCAGAGCGAGGCCGCCGATGATTAA
- the uvrY gene encoding UvrY/SirA/GacA family response regulator transcription factor produces MIKVLLVDDHDLVRTGIRRIIEDTKGFKVVGEAQTGEEAIKLCREDAPDVVLMDMNMPGIGGLEATRKLVRYCPDTKIIVLTVVTEDPIPQKVMQAGAVGYLTKGANPEEMIKAIKAVSVGQRYLAPDIAQKMALRQFSGVDDNPFNQLSERELQIMMMITRGEKVQDISEKLNLSPKTVNSYRYRLFEKLDITNDVELTHLAIRHGMLDTSKL; encoded by the coding sequence TTGATCAAGGTTTTGTTGGTTGATGATCACGACCTGGTGCGAACCGGTATTCGCCGCATCATCGAAGATACAAAAGGTTTCAAAGTGGTTGGCGAAGCCCAGACCGGCGAAGAAGCCATCAAGCTGTGCCGCGAGGATGCCCCCGACGTGGTGCTGATGGACATGAACATGCCCGGTATCGGCGGCCTGGAAGCCACTCGCAAGCTGGTCCGTTACTGCCCCGATACCAAGATCATCGTGCTGACCGTGGTCACTGAAGATCCCATTCCGCAAAAAGTGATGCAGGCTGGCGCCGTCGGTTACCTCACCAAGGGCGCAAACCCAGAAGAAATGATCAAAGCCATCAAGGCGGTCAGCGTTGGCCAGCGTTACCTGGCGCCGGATATCGCCCAGAAGATGGCCCTGCGCCAGTTCAGCGGAGTGGATGACAACCCCTTTAACCAGCTGTCCGAGCGGGAACTGCAGATCATGATGATGATCACCCGGGGCGAGAAGGTGCAGGACATCTCCGAGAAGCTGAACCTGAGCCCCAAAACGGTGAACAGTTACCGCTACCGCCTCTTTGAGAAGCTGGATATCACCAACGACGTGGAGCTGACCCACCTGGCCATTCGCCACGGGATGCTGGATACCAGCAAGCTCTGA
- the glp gene encoding gephyrin-like molybdotransferase Glp produces MNNPLLPVTDALSQMLSRVEPSSQTESVALDKALGRVLAGDVVAGFSVPGFDNSAMDGYALRFTDLTEGAALTLCGEALAGHPYSGELPQGGCVRIMTGAVIPQGADTVVMQELALVDGNNVRFSAAPRQGDNVRLKGEDIQEGSTILKTGHRLQPADIGLLASLGQGQLKVHKRLKVAVISTGDELRLPGQPLAEGQLYDSNRFLIKAMLERFGADVLDLGLVADNPLQIEAAIKRAVAEADVLVTSAGMSVGSADHTRQILEKMGEIGFWKVAIKPGKPFAFGKLGDCWFFGLPGNPVAAAVTLDQLVQPVLKALTGELAAEAHGWQATTVDKLKKQPGRTDYQRGFFWQEDGRLMVRSTGNQNSGVLSSVAYANCYILLGKDAGSVEAGAGVVIAPFGSMLAS; encoded by the coding sequence ATGAATAACCCACTGCTTCCCGTTACTGATGCCCTGAGCCAGATGCTAAGCCGCGTCGAACCTTCCAGCCAAACCGAATCGGTGGCCCTTGATAAGGCTTTAGGAAGGGTGCTGGCAGGGGATGTGGTAGCCGGATTCTCCGTGCCCGGTTTCGATAACTCGGCCATGGACGGTTACGCCTTGCGTTTTACCGACCTTACCGAAGGTGCCGCTCTTACCTTGTGTGGCGAAGCCCTGGCTGGCCACCCTTATAGTGGCGAGCTGCCCCAAGGTGGCTGTGTGCGCATTATGACCGGCGCCGTGATCCCCCAAGGGGCCGACACGGTGGTGATGCAGGAGCTGGCCCTGGTCGATGGCAATAACGTCCGCTTCAGCGCCGCCCCGCGCCAGGGAGATAACGTGCGCTTGAAGGGTGAAGACATCCAAGAAGGCAGCACCATTCTAAAAACCGGCCACCGCCTGCAGCCGGCGGATATTGGCCTCTTGGCTTCCCTTGGCCAGGGCCAGCTTAAGGTACACAAGCGTTTGAAAGTCGCTGTGATTTCCACCGGTGACGAGCTGCGCCTGCCGGGCCAGCCCCTGGCTGAAGGCCAGCTTTATGATTCCAACCGCTTTCTCATCAAGGCCATGCTCGAGCGCTTTGGCGCCGATGTGCTGGACCTAGGCCTGGTGGCGGATAACCCTTTGCAAATTGAAGCGGCCATCAAACGCGCCGTGGCCGAGGCCGATGTGCTGGTGACCAGCGCCGGCATGTCGGTGGGTAGTGCCGATCATACCCGCCAGATCCTCGAGAAAATGGGGGAGATTGGCTTTTGGAAGGTGGCCATCAAACCCGGTAAACCCTTTGCTTTTGGCAAACTGGGCGATTGCTGGTTCTTCGGCCTGCCGGGTAACCCGGTGGCGGCGGCAGTCACTCTCGATCAGTTGGTGCAACCGGTGCTTAAAGCCCTGACCGGCGAGCTGGCCGCAGAGGCCCACGGCTGGCAGGCAACCACGGTGGATAAACTGAAAAAGCAGCCTGGCCGGACCGATTACCAGCGCGGTTTTTTCTGGCAGGAAGACGGGCGGCTGATGGTGCGCAGCACCGGCAATCAAAACTCCGGGGTGCTGAGCTCAGTGGCCTATGCCAACTGCTACATCCTGCTGGGTAAAGATGCTGGCTCGGTGGAAGCCGGGGCAGGGGTAGTGATTGCCCCTTTTGGCAGCATGCTGGCAAGCTGA